In one window of Candidatus Binatia bacterium DNA:
- a CDS encoding peptidylprolyl isomerase — protein MRNCKRHQHRMLIGGTCVVAWLYTFGIFGCLAWTSPRAAFGERINAVLATVDGEPVTLYEVKRFAKTSLRLRQSTGLSEAELLRAVITDKIVEREVQQKGIIVRDEDVDAYIRSVKERNRIDDRQLEEALKAQGLDMATYRKQVREDLARQQLLAREIRGKVTVTPEDVQRYLDEHKEEYIGPARVRIAHIFFPLPPDAGGDQVAATLARAEEVRRQIADGLDFAVAAQRYSQDKTGREGGDLGWFKPGELVDELERAQEQLKVGEVSPPVRTRLGIHLIRVLAREQEGSVDRSVLEEEVRQKLYSQALEERFQRWLSEDLYKLHHVEIFAD, from the coding sequence ATGCGTAACTGCAAACGCCACCAGCACCGGATGCTCATCGGGGGAACGTGTGTGGTCGCGTGGCTCTACACCTTCGGCATCTTCGGGTGCCTCGCCTGGACGAGCCCGCGCGCGGCGTTCGGCGAGCGCATCAACGCGGTGCTCGCCACGGTGGACGGCGAGCCGGTGACACTTTACGAGGTCAAGCGCTTTGCCAAAACCAGTTTGCGCTTGCGCCAATCCACCGGGCTTTCCGAGGCCGAACTCCTGCGCGCAGTGATTACGGACAAGATCGTCGAGCGCGAAGTGCAGCAAAAAGGTATCATCGTGCGCGATGAGGATGTGGACGCATACATCCGCTCGGTCAAAGAGCGCAACCGGATCGATGACCGCCAGTTGGAAGAGGCCCTCAAGGCACAAGGGCTCGACATGGCAACTTACCGGAAGCAAGTGCGGGAAGACCTGGCCCGGCAGCAGCTTTTGGCGCGGGAGATTCGCGGCAAGGTGACGGTGACCCCCGAAGATGTGCAACGCTACCTCGACGAGCACAAAGAAGAATACATCGGCCCGGCGCGCGTGCGCATCGCCCATATCTTCTTCCCGCTCCCGCCGGATGCTGGGGGCGACCAAGTGGCTGCCACCTTGGCACGGGCCGAAGAGGTGCGCCGGCAAATTGCCGACGGATTGGATTTTGCCGTGGCCGCGCAGCGGTACTCGCAAGATAAAACCGGCCGGGAAGGTGGCGACCTCGGCTGGTTCAAGCCCGGCGAGCTCGTCGACGAACTCGAACGCGCGCAAGAGCAGCTTAAAGTTGGCGAGGTGAGCCCGCCCGTGCGCACCCGTTTGGGGATCCACCTGATTCGGGTTCTCGCCCGCGAACAGGAGGGCAGCGTGGATCGCAGCGTGTTGGAAGAAGAAGTGCGGCAAAAACTCTACTCACAGGCGCTCGAGGAGCGCTTTCAGCGTTGGCTCAGCGAAGACTTGTACAAACTCCACCACGTGGAGATCTTCGCAGACTAG